One genomic window of Psychrobacillus sp. INOP01 includes the following:
- the gmk gene encoding guanylate kinase produces the protein MRREKGILIVLSGPSGVGKGTVRKELFSEPGTNYEYSISMTTRSPREGEVDGVDYFFKQKDEFEQLIEEGKLLEYASYVGNYYGTPIDYVNATLDSGRDVFLEIEVQGAALVREKAPEALFIFLAPPSLSELEQRLIGRGTETEDVISSRIKAARQELEMMHLYDYVVENDEVAKACAKINAIVVAEHCRRERVEKRYSAMLEGEL, from the coding sequence ATGCGAAGAGAAAAAGGTATATTGATCGTTTTATCAGGTCCGTCAGGAGTAGGTAAAGGGACAGTTAGAAAAGAATTATTTTCAGAGCCAGGTACAAACTATGAGTATTCTATATCCATGACTACGAGAAGTCCTCGTGAAGGTGAAGTGGATGGAGTAGACTATTTCTTTAAACAAAAAGACGAGTTTGAACAGCTGATTGAAGAAGGTAAGTTGTTGGAGTATGCATCCTATGTAGGAAATTACTATGGGACGCCTATCGACTATGTAAATGCTACGTTAGATTCTGGACGAGATGTGTTTTTAGAAATCGAAGTCCAAGGAGCAGCGCTTGTTCGTGAAAAAGCTCCAGAAGCACTATTTATTTTCCTTGCGCCTCCAAGCCTGTCTGAGCTCGAGCAAAGACTTATAGGTAGAGGAACGGAAACGGAAGATGTCATTAGTTCAAGGATTAAAGCTGCACGACAAGAGCTTGAAATGATGCATTTATATGATTATGTTGTAGAAAACGATGAAGTAGCTAAAGCATGCGCGAAAATTAACGCAATTGTAGTAGCAGAACATTGTCGACGTGAACGTGTAGAAAAAAGATATTCAGCTAT